The Procambarus clarkii isolate CNS0578487 chromosome 37, FALCON_Pclarkii_2.0, whole genome shotgun sequence genome window below encodes:
- the LOC138371949 gene encoding uncharacterized protein — protein sequence MQTTLTVSALLLAVVTGSPLQGSSLQLTNTPTQDTNLAPIYTSDEELDPYLVQDEGREPSLNSGEDGSSHERRKRQTTVSGSANTEHLGGGARRDSASINLSHTFDKHTIQGGLSVDRTKVPGLGSERNVGANLGYEFKPNKQTSITAGFQHSRGGGGRSNSFGLGFSHTFGRKRRATENL from the exons ATGCAGACAACACTCACAGTGAGCGCCTTGCTCCTAGCAGTGGTGACAGGCAGCCCCCTCCAGGGCTCGTCACTGCAgctcaccaacacaccaacacaagaTACCAATCTGGCGCCAATTTACACGTCGGACGAGGAGCTTGATCCATATTTGGTGCAAGACGAGGGACGAGAACCGTCCCTAAACTCTGGTGAAGATGGTTCGAGTCATGAACGAAGAAAGCGACAGACCACAGTATCCGGATCCGCCAACACTGAACACCTGGGTGGTGG GGCTCGGCGAGACAGCGCTAGCATCAACTTGAGTCACACCTTCGACAAACACACAATCCAAGGCGGCCTCAGTGTTGACCGCACCAAAGTTCCCGG CCTTGGGAGCGAGAGGAACGTGGGAGCCAATTTGGGTTACGAGTTCAAGCCCAACAAACAGACCTCCATCACCGCCGGTTTTCAACACTCCCGGGGTGGAGGCGGCAG GTCCAACAGTTTTGGACTTGGTTTCAGTCACACGTTCGGCCGGAAGAGGAGAGCCACAGAGAACTTGTAA
- the LOC123765979 gene encoding uncharacterized protein produces MVIYAVGGCGRFPLVILIYITSWSRESVTTVLSKSNMQTTLTVSALLLAVVTGSPLQGSSLQLTNTPTQDTNLAPNYTSDEELDPYLVQDEGREPSLNSGEDGLSHERRKRQTTVSGSANTEHLGGGARRDSASINLGHTVNKHTIQGGLSVDRTKVPGLGSERNVGANWVTSSSPTNRPPSPPVFNTPGVEAADPTILELVSVTRSAGRGDPQRTCK; encoded by the exons ATGGTTATTTATGCTGTCGGTGGGTGCGGGAGATTCCCATTGGTTATCCTGATCTATATAACCTCCTGGAGCCGAGAGTCCGTCACCACTGTCCTCAGCAAGTCTAACATGCAGACAACACTCACAGTGAGCGCCCTGCTCCTAGCAGTGGTGACAGGCAGCCCCCTCCAGGGCTCGTCACTGCAgctcaccaacacaccaacacaagaTACCAATCTGGCGCCAAATTACACGTCGGACGAGGAGCTTGATCCATATTTAGTGCAAGACGAGGGACGAGAACCGTCCCTAAACTCTGGTGAAGATGGTTTGAGTCATGAACGAAGAAAGCGACAGACCACAGTATCCGGATCCGCCAACACTGAACACCTGGGTGGTGG GGCTCGGCGAGACAGCGCTAGCATCAACTTGGGTCACACCGTCAACAAACACACAATCCAAGGCGGCCTCAGTGTTGACCGCACCAAAGTTCCCGG CCTTGGGAGTGAGAGGAACGTGGGAGCCAATTGGGTTACGAGTTCAAGCCCAACAAACAGACCTCCATCACCGCCGGTTTTCAACACTCCCGGGGTGGAGGCCGCAG ATCCAACAATTTTGGAGTTGGTTTCAGTCACACGTTCGGCCGGAAGAGGAGATCCACAGAGAACTTGTAAATAA